A region of Candidatus Cloacimonadota bacterium DNA encodes the following proteins:
- a CDS encoding (2Fe-2S) ferredoxin domain-containing protein, whose protein sequence is MKTLADLKKIREKAQEEMKLRGGSVRVKIVVGMGTSGIAMGAREVMKTFLEEIANRSLTDVLVTQTGEKGLASMEPVVDVIEEDKPKVTYGNMNPDKVRKVVVEHIVNGRIVSDYVVATGN, encoded by the coding sequence ATGAAAACACTTGCAGACCTCAAAAAAATCCGTGAAAAAGCCCAGGAAGAGATGAAGCTTCGTGGCGGCAGCGTTCGCGTGAAAATCGTGGTGGGGATGGGAACATCCGGCATCGCGATGGGCGCGCGCGAAGTCATGAAGACCTTTCTGGAAGAAATCGCGAACCGTAGCCTCACCGACGTCCTCGTCACCCAGACCGGTGAAAAAGGGCTGGCTTCAATGGAGCCCGTTGTGGACGTTATCGAAGAAGACAAACCCAAGGTCACCTATGGAAACATGAATCCCGACAAGGTTAGAAAGGTGGTGGTTGAGCACATCGTCAATGGCAGGATTGTCTCCGATTATGTGGTTGCCACAGGCAACTAA
- a CDS encoding sensor histidine kinase — MQDISLHLLDIIENSVRAKARNIKVRVIKDVGTNLLRIIVEDNGTGMDSETLAMAQDPFYTSKGEREKKVGLGIPLFKQNAEMSNGSFKMSSQPGFGTVLTVDFELNHIDRMPLGNLKATLLGAIIGHPEVDFHIILIHCERGREYSFHFETAAIKEELGDIPLTYPDVIEYIDQSLQEGIQNTSMENV; from the coding sequence ATGCAAGATATATCCCTGCATCTGCTGGACATAATCGAAAACAGCGTCCGGGCCAAAGCCAGGAATATAAAGGTCCGCGTCATCAAGGACGTGGGCACAAATCTTCTGCGCATCATCGTGGAAGATAACGGCACCGGCATGGACAGCGAGACTTTGGCCATGGCCCAAGACCCTTTTTACACCAGCAAAGGTGAGCGTGAAAAGAAGGTGGGGCTGGGTATTCCGCTGTTCAAACAAAACGCGGAGATGAGCAATGGTTCGTTCAAAATGAGCAGCCAGCCGGGTTTCGGCACTGTTCTCACGGTGGATTTTGAATTGAACCACATCGACCGCATGCCCTTGGGCAACCTGAAAGCCACGCTGCTGGGAGCCATAATCGGCCACCCGGAGGTGGATTTCCACATCATTTTAATCCACTGTGAAAGAGGCCGCGAATATTCCTTCCATTTTGAAACCGCGGCCATCAAGGAAGAGCTGGGAGATATTCCGCTCACCTATCCCGATGTGATTGAATACATTGACCAATCTTTACAAGAAGGAATACAAAATACAAGCATGGAGAATGTCTGA
- the nuoF gene encoding NADH-quinone oxidoreductase subunit NuoF yields MKFYRSHILVGINETSLQAGVEDFLHSLRAELSKHHLQEEVNVLETGPLGFFGRGICLSVYPENINYQDVKLEDIPELVEEHFLKGRPVGRLMLDAIGKFTPKFDYQNRIVLRNSGLIDPESIDEYIGFGGYEAWERALTQMQPIDIVNEVKKSGLQGRGGAGFPTGVKWSFTAPIEAPQKYVVVNADEGEPGTFKDRLIMEGDPHQLLEGTMICARAVGATKAWIYIRGEYKLCIERLQKAIDKCREYGIIGENIFGSGFDLDIEIKIGAGAYVCGEETALIESLEGNRGHPRWKPPFPGVEGLWKAPTVVNNVETLANVPFIIKEGADAYKKHGTPDAAGTKVYTILGDVAHPGLCEVDMGTTLRTIINEHGGGMKKGFRFKAALVGGAAGVFLPEKMLDVNMDFASLKDYAAVLGSGAILVINEHQSIVDVLWSILRFFRHESCGKCAPCRNGSQQLYKLITKIKKGNGSMDDVELMLTIAETMFATSFCALGQSPVLVIRSAVEYFRDEFIAITKK; encoded by the coding sequence ATGAAATTCTATCGCAGCCATATCCTGGTGGGAATAAATGAAACCTCCCTGCAAGCCGGGGTGGAGGATTTTCTCCACAGCCTCAGAGCGGAGCTTTCCAAACACCATCTCCAGGAAGAGGTGAACGTGCTTGAAACCGGCCCCCTGGGCTTTTTCGGGCGCGGAATCTGCCTCAGCGTCTATCCGGAAAACATCAACTATCAAGATGTTAAGCTGGAAGACATCCCGGAATTGGTGGAAGAACACTTCCTGAAAGGACGTCCTGTGGGACGTTTGATGCTGGACGCAATTGGGAAATTCACCCCCAAATTCGACTATCAAAACCGCATCGTCCTGCGCAATTCCGGCCTCATCGACCCCGAAAGCATTGATGAATACATCGGCTTTGGTGGTTATGAAGCCTGGGAAAGAGCGCTCACTCAGATGCAGCCCATCGATATTGTGAACGAAGTGAAAAAATCCGGCCTCCAAGGACGCGGCGGTGCCGGCTTCCCCACTGGGGTGAAATGGAGCTTCACGGCTCCCATCGAAGCACCCCAAAAATATGTGGTGGTGAATGCCGACGAAGGCGAGCCTGGCACTTTTAAAGACCGCCTCATCATGGAAGGTGACCCACACCAACTGCTTGAAGGCACAATGATTTGCGCCCGCGCGGTTGGCGCCACCAAAGCCTGGATTTACATCCGTGGAGAATACAAACTCTGCATCGAGCGCCTGCAAAAAGCCATCGATAAATGCCGCGAATATGGCATCATTGGCGAAAACATCTTCGGTTCCGGCTTCGACCTGGATATCGAGATTAAGATTGGCGCCGGCGCCTACGTTTGCGGAGAGGAAACCGCCCTCATCGAATCTTTGGAAGGAAACCGCGGTCACCCACGCTGGAAACCGCCTTTCCCCGGCGTTGAAGGCCTCTGGAAGGCTCCCACTGTTGTGAACAACGTGGAAACCCTTGCCAACGTTCCCTTCATCATCAAAGAAGGCGCGGATGCCTACAAAAAACACGGCACTCCGGATGCAGCCGGCACCAAGGTTTACACCATTTTGGGCGACGTCGCGCATCCCGGCCTCTGCGAAGTTGATATGGGCACAACCCTGCGCACCATCATCAACGAGCATGGCGGCGGCATGAAAAAAGGCTTCCGCTTCAAAGCCGCTCTCGTGGGCGGAGCTGCGGGCGTTTTCCTGCCTGAAAAAATGCTGGATGTAAACATGGATTTTGCCAGTTTGAAGGATTATGCCGCTGTTTTGGGCTCGGGCGCCATTTTGGTGATAAACGAGCATCAAAGCATCGTGGATGTCCTCTGGTCAATCCTGAGGTTTTTCCGTCATGAATCCTGCGGAAAATGCGCTCCCTGCCGCAACGGCTCCCAACAGCTTTACAAGCTGATTACCAAAATCAAAAAAGGAAATGGCAGCATGGACGATGTCGAGCTCATGCTCACCATCGCTGAAACCATGTTCGCAACAAGCTTCTGCGCGCTGGGACAATCCCCTGTATTGGTCATACGTTCCGCCGTCGAATACTTCCGTGACGAATTCATCGCGATAACAAAAAAGTAA
- a CDS encoding 2Fe-2S iron-sulfur cluster binding domain-containing protein: MAKTVNIWIDGQHLEVPDTMTIIEAADKHGIYIPRLCYHPDLPPTANCGVCVVEIEGTPAPKRACCTPVNEGMKVATNSKHLRSYRKTLIEMILSNHDVTCPTCVANNKCELQTLANNLGVDPEAMPTILDRKPVDESSLSIIRDVNKCISCGRCITVCNEVQTVFAITMTDRGIGSHVDTPFGMGMANSPCVNCGQCTVYCPTGALRERGEIDEVWDAILDPDKHVIVQEAPSVRVSLGEDFGLPLGAVTPKKMYAALRKIGFDSVMDTNFTADLTILEEGTECVEKLKAGEKRPLITSCSPGWIKFMETYYPDLADCVSTAKSPMSMFGVLSKTYYAKENNIDPAKIVSVAVMPCTAKKFEARRPELRDSGFQDTDYVLTTRELIRMIKEAGIDFANLPEEEPDEGMSFYSGAGTIFGATGGVMEAAIRSAYFLVTGKELEHLDIDAVRGLQGVKEAAIDIPGFGEVRVAVAHGLSNARIVMDRVRESLATTGESPWHFIEIMACPGGCVGGGGQPYGNDIASRARRGLSLYEEDRSLPVRQSHKNPEVVKIYERFLGAPLSPLALKLLHTYYFKRSVSDGQVVEQVTEKHTAH, encoded by the coding sequence ATGGCTAAAACTGTAAATATCTGGATCGATGGCCAGCATCTGGAAGTTCCGGACACCATGACCATCATCGAAGCCGCCGATAAACACGGGATTTACATCCCCAGGCTGTGCTATCATCCCGACCTGCCGCCAACCGCAAATTGTGGCGTCTGCGTTGTGGAAATCGAAGGCACACCCGCCCCCAAAAGGGCATGTTGCACCCCCGTGAATGAAGGAATGAAGGTGGCAACAAACAGCAAACACCTGCGCTCATACCGCAAAACCCTCATTGAAATGATTCTTTCAAACCACGATGTGACCTGCCCCACCTGCGTGGCAAACAACAAATGTGAATTGCAAACCCTGGCGAACAATCTGGGCGTCGACCCTGAAGCAATGCCCACCATCCTGGACCGCAAGCCCGTGGATGAAAGCTCACTTTCCATCATCCGTGACGTGAATAAATGTATCTCCTGCGGACGCTGCATCACCGTTTGCAACGAAGTGCAGACCGTTTTTGCCATCACCATGACGGACCGCGGAATCGGCTCCCATGTGGACACTCCCTTCGGAATGGGCATGGCAAACAGCCCCTGCGTAAACTGCGGACAATGCACAGTTTATTGCCCAACCGGCGCTCTGCGTGAACGCGGCGAAATCGACGAAGTTTGGGATGCCATCCTGGACCCGGACAAACATGTCATCGTTCAGGAAGCTCCCTCTGTCCGTGTTTCCCTGGGTGAGGATTTTGGTCTTCCCCTCGGCGCGGTCACACCCAAGAAAATGTATGCCGCTCTGCGTAAAATCGGTTTCGACAGCGTGATGGACACAAACTTCACCGCCGACCTCACCATCCTGGAAGAGGGAACCGAATGTGTGGAAAAACTTAAAGCGGGCGAAAAACGCCCCCTCATCACTTCCTGCTCTCCTGGCTGGATTAAATTCATGGAAACCTACTATCCCGACCTCGCGGATTGCGTTTCCACCGCAAAATCCCCCATGAGCATGTTTGGCGTGCTTTCCAAAACCTATTACGCGAAGGAAAACAACATCGACCCCGCCAAAATCGTCTCTGTGGCTGTCATGCCCTGCACCGCCAAAAAATTCGAAGCCCGCCGTCCCGAACTGCGTGACTCCGGATTCCAGGATACAGACTATGTGCTCACCACCCGCGAACTCATCCGCATGATTAAGGAAGCCGGCATCGACTTTGCCAATCTGCCGGAAGAAGAACCGGACGAAGGCATGAGCTTCTATTCCGGCGCTGGAACCATCTTTGGTGCCACCGGCGGTGTGATGGAAGCTGCCATCCGTTCCGCCTATTTCCTGGTTACGGGAAAAGAACTTGAGCACCTGGACATCGACGCTGTCCGTGGTCTCCAAGGCGTGAAGGAAGCTGCCATCGACATTCCCGGCTTTGGCGAAGTGCGCGTTGCGGTTGCCCACGGCCTCAGCAATGCCCGCATCGTGATGGACCGCGTGCGCGAAAGCCTTGCCACCACAGGCGAATCACCCTGGCACTTCATCGAAATCATGGCCTGCCCTGGTGGTTGCGTTGGTGGCGGTGGTCAGCCTTATGGAAATGACATCGCTTCCCGTGCCCGCCGCGGACTTTCTCTCTATGAAGAAGATCGCAGCCTTCCCGTGCGTCAATCCCACAAAAATCCCGAAGTCGTCAAAATCTATGAGCGTTTCCTGGGCGCACCTCTTTCACCCCTGGCGCTTAAACTGCTCCACACCTACTATTTCAAACGCTCTGTGAGCGATGGACAGGTCGTGGAACAAGTCACCGAAAAACACACTGCCCACTAA
- the nuoE gene encoding NADH-quinone oxidoreductase subunit NuoE, with product MYTEICNKYTPEKHNLIQILHEIQDTHPQHYISDEAVQTVAKYLGIAENHIYGVLTFYTMYSTKPRGKNIIRLCESPPCHIKGSQNILRKLKALLDVQTGETTRDGLFTLELCACLGVCGNAPVMMINNDVYGDLTDERVEEIIEKIRRGNQ from the coding sequence ATGTACACAGAGATCTGTAACAAATACACTCCTGAAAAACACAACCTCATTCAGATCCTGCACGAGATCCAAGACACTCATCCACAGCATTATATCTCAGACGAGGCGGTGCAAACTGTGGCGAAATATCTGGGCATTGCCGAAAACCATATCTATGGCGTGCTCACATTCTACACAATGTACAGCACCAAGCCACGCGGTAAAAATATAATCCGTCTCTGCGAATCCCCGCCCTGCCACATCAAAGGCAGCCAAAACATCCTGCGCAAGCTCAAAGCCCTGCTGGATGTCCAAACTGGGGAAACCACGCGGGACGGGCTTTTCACCCTGGAACTTTGCGCCTGCCTGGGAGTTTGTGGAAACGCTCCCGTGATGATGATTAACAACGATGTCTATGGCGACCTCACAGATGAAAGAGTCGAGGAAATCATCGAAAAGATCAGAAGGGGGAACCAATGA
- a CDS encoding 4Fe-4S binding protein codes for MALKRIDLLICCGSGCVSAGALKIKERFHTVLDEHGLTGEVNLIETGCMGPCDYGPVLVIYPEGIFYKHVKVEDVDDIVSEHFVKGRPVQRLMLQEDEKVFAAQKEVPFYQKQIKVALANCGYINPESLEEYIATGGYEALGTVLTEMTPQDAINVVKESGLRGRGGGGFPTHIKWQMVHNIKDDEKYIICNGDEGDPGAFMDRSLLEGDPHRILEGMMLGAYSIGASKGFFYIRAEYPLAIQRIKGAIAQAKEVGLMGKNIFGSNFCFDAEVRTGAGAFVCGEEMALIHSLEGERGNPTPKPPYPATKGLWEKPTVVNNVETMANLPTIFLKGAQWFSEMGTKTSKGTKVFALTGDINNTGLVEVPMGITLRELIYDVGGGMTGGHPFKAVQLGGPSGGCLTVEHLDVGVDYESLKERGAMMGSGGVIVMNDKKCMVNVAKFFIEFCVEESCGKCPPCRIGLKQMYNILDRITKGKGREGDLDELQRLGEAINKLSLCGLGQTAPNPVLSTIRYFRNEYEAHIRDKTCPTKVCTDLFYFNIDKERCIGCSLCSRKCPVECISGSREEKYTIHQVDCIKCGNCQDVCPVNAIDRIPGIHVDVTKNQERLARLADDDD; via the coding sequence ATGGCTTTGAAAAGAATTGACCTGCTGATTTGTTGTGGCTCAGGCTGCGTTTCGGCAGGCGCACTGAAGATTAAGGAACGTTTTCACACCGTGTTGGACGAACATGGTTTGACCGGTGAGGTAAACCTGATTGAAACAGGCTGCATGGGCCCCTGCGACTATGGTCCAGTGTTGGTTATCTATCCCGAAGGCATCTTCTACAAACATGTGAAAGTGGAGGATGTGGATGATATCGTTTCCGAACATTTTGTGAAGGGACGCCCTGTTCAGCGCCTCATGCTTCAGGAAGATGAAAAAGTTTTTGCCGCCCAAAAAGAAGTGCCTTTTTACCAAAAACAGATTAAAGTGGCGCTGGCAAACTGCGGCTATATCAATCCTGAAAGTTTGGAAGAATACATCGCCACAGGTGGTTATGAAGCCTTGGGAACCGTTTTGACCGAAATGACCCCCCAGGACGCCATCAACGTGGTGAAGGAATCCGGTTTGCGAGGACGCGGAGGCGGAGGATTTCCCACCCATATTAAATGGCAGATGGTTCACAACATCAAGGACGATGAAAAATACATTATCTGCAATGGCGACGAAGGTGACCCCGGCGCGTTTATGGACCGCTCACTTTTGGAAGGTGACCCTCATCGCATCCTGGAAGGGATGATGTTGGGCGCATATTCCATCGGCGCGTCCAAAGGATTTTTCTATATCCGCGCGGAATATCCCCTTGCCATTCAGCGCATCAAGGGTGCCATCGCTCAGGCAAAAGAAGTTGGCCTCATGGGCAAAAACATCTTCGGCTCGAACTTTTGCTTCGACGCTGAGGTTCGCACCGGAGCCGGCGCTTTCGTTTGTGGCGAGGAAATGGCTCTAATCCACTCCCTGGAAGGGGAGCGCGGAAACCCCACACCCAAACCGCCCTATCCTGCAACGAAGGGACTTTGGGAAAAACCAACCGTGGTGAACAACGTGGAAACCATGGCCAACCTGCCCACAATATTCCTGAAAGGCGCGCAGTGGTTTTCCGAAATGGGAACCAAAACCAGCAAGGGAACCAAGGTTTTTGCCCTCACTGGTGACATCAACAACACCGGCCTCGTGGAAGTTCCCATGGGAATCACCCTGCGTGAGCTGATTTACGATGTTGGCGGCGGCATGACCGGTGGCCATCCTTTCAAGGCGGTTCAGCTTGGCGGACCCTCAGGTGGCTGCCTCACTGTCGAACACCTTGACGTTGGTGTGGATTATGAAAGCCTGAAAGAACGCGGAGCCATGATGGGTTCCGGCGGCGTCATCGTGATGAACGACAAAAAGTGCATGGTGAACGTTGCCAAGTTCTTCATCGAATTCTGCGTGGAGGAATCCTGCGGAAAATGCCCGCCCTGCCGCATCGGTCTGAAACAGATGTATAACATTCTGGACCGCATCACCAAAGGCAAGGGCAGGGAAGGTGATTTGGACGAATTGCAGCGCCTGGGCGAAGCCATCAACAAGCTTTCGCTTTGCGGCCTCGGTCAAACCGCGCCCAATCCCGTGCTTTCCACCATCCGCTATTTCCGCAACGAATATGAAGCCCATATTCGGGACAAAACCTGTCCCACAAAGGTTTGCACAGACCTGTTCTATTTCAATATAGATAAAGAACGCTGCATCGGCTGTTCGCTTTGCTCGCGCAAATGCCCTGTGGAATGCATCAGCGGTTCCCGCGAGGAAAAATACACCATCCACCAGGTGGATTGCATCAAATGTGGCAATTGCCAGGACGTTTGTCCGGTTAATGCCATCGACCGCATCCCCGGTATACATGTCGACGTAACAAAAAATCAAGAGCGCTTGGCCCGTTTGGCCGATGATGACGATTAA
- a CDS encoding NAD(P)H-dependent oxidoreductase subunit E, with protein MAPATQQDNLLYDQLREVIAASRELRNPLIEVLRQAQEIFGYLPVEVQEFIAREMDIPANKVFGVVTFYNFFTMTPRGKYTLNICMGTACYVKGAPRLAQMIEEELGVKVGETTEDNRFTVSAVRCVGACSLAPVFVIGDEAYGRVDTRDKLSEILKKYE; from the coding sequence ATGGCTCCCGCGACACAGCAAGACAATCTGTTGTATGACCAACTCAGAGAGGTCATCGCAGCCAGCCGGGAACTGCGCAACCCGCTCATCGAGGTTTTGCGTCAGGCCCAGGAAATCTTTGGTTACCTGCCAGTTGAAGTGCAGGAATTCATTGCCCGGGAAATGGATATCCCGGCAAACAAGGTATTCGGCGTTGTAACTTTTTACAACTTTTTCACCATGACCCCACGTGGGAAATATACCCTCAATATCTGCATGGGCACGGCCTGCTACGTTAAAGGTGCGCCTCGCCTTGCTCAGATGATTGAGGAGGAACTGGGTGTGAAAGTTGGTGAAACAACGGAAGATAACCGCTTTACAGTGAGCGCTGTTCGCTGCGTTGGTGCGTGTTCCTTGGCGCCAGTTTTTGTGATTGGCGACGAAGCATACGGGCGCGTCGACACCAGGGACAAGCTATCCGAGATCCTCAAAAAATACGAATAG